A single Planctomycetota bacterium DNA region contains:
- a CDS encoding [Fe-Fe] hydrogenase large subunit C-terminal domain-containing protein, which yields MGIVSTIREKCKRCYTCVRECPAKAIKVEGGQAMVIEERCIACGNCVKVCAQKAKLIEDSIASVRRMLRNGSRVFACLAPSFPAAFHPTRPGKVVAALRRLGFAEVWEVAFGAELCSQAYGRLFREAQRAGRRVIASPCPAVVAFVEKYMPALHDALAPIVSPMIAAARAIRKRHGDTVRIVFIGPCIAKKNEIRDPKVAGEVDGVLTFRELADMIREAGLAPDELPESGFDSPRCHIGRSFPISGGLLKTAGLSTDILENAVVITEGKDRVLDALDAVAEGRSQARFFDVLFCEGCINGPKILNDLSVFARKEIIADYVNEQSRFTTQRDLADALAEFEGLDLRRGYTPQDLKLRHPTEDEITQALRSLRKFAPEDQLNCGACGYRTCREKAIAVCQGLAEPEMCLPYLVEELEETCKELQASHAELKSAHQRLIESERLASMGQLSAGVAHEINNPLGTVLLYSHMLLKQLRDGDPRRADLQMIANEATRCKAIVRGLLDFARQSRVSKAPTDLAALVAEVFAILAPKAKEAGVALACDVPADLPPMMLDAAQIKQMLVNLVHNGVDATPEGGRVEVGARLCDAAHRVEIRVTDTGCGIPEENLSRLFTPFFTTKEMGRGTGLGLAICYGVVKMHSGDIAVESQVGKGTTFTVTLPVGDGLAAPDAALPLPGTVAKGGAR from the coding sequence ATGGGCATCGTCTCGACGATCCGCGAGAAGTGCAAGCGCTGCTACACCTGCGTGCGCGAGTGCCCGGCCAAGGCCATCAAGGTCGAGGGCGGGCAGGCCATGGTCATCGAGGAACGCTGCATCGCCTGCGGCAACTGCGTGAAGGTGTGCGCGCAGAAGGCCAAGCTGATCGAGGATAGCATCGCCAGCGTGCGGCGCATGCTGCGGAACGGCTCCCGCGTGTTCGCCTGCCTGGCGCCCTCGTTTCCCGCCGCCTTCCATCCCACCCGCCCGGGCAAAGTCGTCGCCGCCCTGCGGCGGCTGGGCTTTGCCGAGGTGTGGGAGGTGGCCTTCGGGGCCGAGCTGTGCAGCCAGGCCTACGGGCGGCTGTTCCGGGAGGCCCAGCGCGCGGGCCGGCGCGTCATCGCCTCCCCCTGCCCCGCCGTGGTGGCCTTTGTCGAGAAGTACATGCCGGCGCTCCACGACGCGCTGGCGCCGATCGTGTCGCCGATGATCGCCGCGGCCCGCGCCATCCGCAAACGCCACGGCGACACGGTGCGCATTGTCTTCATCGGGCCCTGCATCGCCAAGAAGAACGAGATCCGCGACCCGAAAGTGGCCGGCGAGGTGGATGGCGTGTTGACCTTCCGCGAGCTGGCCGACATGATCCGCGAGGCGGGCCTTGCGCCCGACGAACTGCCCGAGAGCGGGTTCGACAGCCCCCGCTGCCACATCGGCCGCTCGTTCCCCATCTCGGGCGGCCTCCTGAAGACGGCCGGGCTCTCCACCGACATCCTCGAGAACGCCGTCGTCATCACCGAGGGCAAGGACCGCGTGCTCGACGCCCTCGACGCCGTGGCCGAAGGGCGCAGCCAGGCCCGCTTCTTCGACGTTCTGTTCTGCGAGGGTTGCATCAACGGCCCGAAGATCCTCAACGATCTCAGCGTGTTCGCCCGCAAGGAGATCATCGCCGACTACGTCAACGAGCAGAGCCGGTTCACCACGCAGCGCGACCTGGCCGATGCCCTGGCGGAGTTCGAGGGCCTGGACCTCCGCCGCGGCTACACGCCCCAGGACCTCAAGCTGCGCCATCCCACCGAGGACGAGATCACCCAGGCGCTGCGCTCGCTGCGCAAGTTCGCCCCCGAGGACCAGCTCAACTGCGGCGCCTGCGGCTACCGGACCTGCCGTGAGAAGGCCATCGCCGTCTGCCAGGGCCTGGCCGAGCCCGAAATGTGCCTGCCCTACCTGGTCGAGGAGCTCGAGGAAACGTGCAAGGAGCTCCAGGCCTCGCACGCCGAACTCAAGTCGGCCCACCAGCGCCTGATCGAGAGCGAGCGGCTGGCCTCGATGGGCCAGCTCTCGGCCGGCGTGGCCCACGAGATCAACAACCCGTTGGGCACCGTGCTGCTCTACTCGCACATGCTGCTCAAGCAACTGCGCGACGGCGACCCGCGCCGGGCCGACCTCCAGATGATCGCCAACGAGGCCACCCGCTGCAAGGCCATCGTGCGTGGGCTGCTGGACTTCGCCCGCCAGTCGCGCGTCTCGAAGGCCCCGACCGACCTGGCGGCCCTGGTGGCCGAGGTCTTCGCCATCCTGGCGCCCAAGGCCAAGGAGGCCGGGGTGGCGCTCGCCTGCGACGTGCCGGCCGACCTGCCTCCCATGATGCTCGACGCCGCCCAGATCAAGCAAATGCTCGTGAACCTGGTGCACAACGGCGTGGACGCCACTCCCGAGGGGGGCAGGGTGGAGGTGGGCGCCCGGCTGTGCGACGCCGCACACCGCGTGGAAATCCGCGTGACCGACACCGGCTGCGGCATTCCCGAGGAGAACCTCTCGCGCCTCTTCACCCCCTTCTTCACCACCAAGGAGATGGGGCGCGGCACCGGCCTCGGCCTGGCCATCTGCTACGGCGTCGTCAAGATGCACTCGGGCGATATCGCCGTCGAGAGCCAAGTGGGCAAGGGCACCACCTTCACCGTCACCCTGCCCGTCGGCGATGGCCTGGCGGCGCCGGACGCCGCTCTCCCGCTCCCCGGCACCGTGGCCAAAGGGGGAGCACGATGA
- the hydE gene encoding [FeFe] hydrogenase H-cluster radical SAM maturase HydE, translated as MKRNEILEWLRENDEERLDELWRAADAVRSEHVGDAVHLRGLVEVSNHCVRSCAYCGLRAPNRALRRYRLTADEVLACAREAAALGFGTVVLQAGEDYGLTREGVADLVRRIQAETPLAVTLSLGERPDADLAAWRAAGADRYLLRFETSNRALYDRIHPPLAGRPSDRIAILRRLTALGYEAGSGVMIGIPGQTYDDLAADIALFRELDLDMIGVGPYLPHPATPLGGGTGGAPAADQVPNSELMTYKVLALTRLICPWANIPSTTALATLNRERGRELGLARGANVVMPNLTPPQYRALYEIYPAKACLFEASRETHEALKQRILALGRTLGTGPGRSARRDRATPPARA; from the coding sequence ATGAAGCGAAACGAGATCCTCGAATGGCTGCGGGAGAACGACGAGGAGCGCCTCGATGAGCTGTGGCGCGCCGCCGACGCCGTCCGCAGCGAGCACGTCGGCGACGCCGTCCACCTGCGCGGCCTGGTCGAGGTCTCCAACCACTGCGTGCGCTCGTGCGCCTACTGCGGCCTGCGCGCGCCCAACCGCGCGCTCCGGCGCTACCGCCTCACAGCCGACGAAGTGCTCGCCTGCGCCCGGGAGGCCGCCGCGCTGGGCTTCGGCACAGTTGTGCTTCAGGCCGGCGAGGACTACGGCCTGACGCGCGAGGGGGTGGCCGACCTCGTGCGGCGCATCCAGGCGGAGACGCCGCTGGCCGTGACCCTGAGCCTGGGCGAGCGGCCCGACGCCGATCTCGCTGCCTGGCGCGCGGCGGGGGCCGACCGTTACCTGCTCCGCTTCGAGACCTCCAACCGCGCCCTCTACGACCGAATCCACCCGCCGCTGGCGGGCCGCCCGTCCGACCGCATCGCGATCCTGCGCCGCCTGACCGCCCTCGGCTACGAGGCCGGCAGCGGCGTGATGATCGGCATTCCGGGCCAGACCTATGACGACCTGGCCGCCGACATCGCGCTGTTCCGCGAACTGGACCTCGACATGATCGGCGTTGGGCCCTACCTTCCTCACCCTGCGACCCCGCTCGGCGGCGGCACAGGCGGCGCGCCCGCCGCCGACCAGGTGCCCAACTCCGAGCTCATGACCTACAAGGTCCTCGCTCTCACCCGGCTCATCTGCCCGTGGGCCAACATCCCCAGCACCACGGCCCTGGCCACCCTCAACCGCGAGCGCGGCCGCGAGCTGGGCCTGGCGCGCGGCGCCAACGTGGTGATGCCCAACCTCACGCCGCCCCAGTACCGGGCGCTGTACGAGATCTACCCGGCCAAAGCCTGCCTGTTCGAGGCCTCGCGCGAGACCCACGAGGCCCTGAAGCAACGCATCCTCGCCCTGGGCCGCACCCTCGGCACAGGGCCGGGCCGTTCCGCGCGACGTGACCGCGCGACCCCTCCGGCGCGCGCGTGA
- a CDS encoding response regulator has translation MTREAPLILLVDDDPDFLDMTSHVLEAAGYRVATAPDPPTALDLLGRETPCLVVTDLMMTGLDSGFSLARQIKTDPRFRGLPVIVATAIASRLGLDFAPRTGDDLSAMHADAFLEKPVLPADLLAAVHRLLARRPEGEKP, from the coding sequence ATGACCCGCGAGGCCCCTCTGATCCTGCTCGTGGACGACGACCCGGACTTCCTGGACATGACGAGCCACGTTCTCGAAGCAGCCGGCTACCGTGTGGCCACCGCGCCGGACCCTCCCACGGCGCTGGACCTTCTGGGCCGTGAGACGCCTTGCCTCGTGGTGACCGATCTGATGATGACCGGCCTGGACTCCGGCTTCTCGCTGGCGCGGCAGATCAAGACCGACCCCCGCTTCCGAGGCCTGCCCGTGATCGTCGCCACGGCCATCGCCTCGCGGCTCGGCCTCGATTTCGCCCCGCGCACCGGCGACGACCTGTCGGCCATGCACGCCGACGCCTTTCTCGAGAAGCCCGTGCTGCCGGCGGACCTGCTCGCGGCGGTCCACAGGCTCCTGGCCCGCCGCCCAGAAGGGGAAAAGCCATGA
- a CDS encoding ATP-binding protein — protein MSDPVRILVVDDELGMREGCRRILADEGYEVETAADGLAGLELFRERGNFTAALVDLKMPRMGGLELVERIHELDPDALILVVTAYATIDTAVEATKRGAYGYIPKPFTPDELLLPVRNGLERRALSLEARRLREERQNRLLEVAFERSKCNTVIHCMTDGVIVVNRDGQVVLRNNAAARMLPECAALPLPAPLEQLACAPLTGLVTEALHATSLPLIVSREIALDQCTYMANASPVFEPGGDILGAVAVLRDITALKKLEIAKSMFVSMVAHEIKSPLAAIEGYLNVILSGVGGNDPQRDRKMLERSLLRARALRGMVADLLNLTAMETGDFVIKRAPLDLGEAVTAAAEACRERAEAKHIELKLQGADRAGAPVLADRAALVSIFTNLIDNAIKYTPENGHVAVEVEPNGMYAKVAVKDDGIGMAPEEKERAFDEFYRAKNAQTAHVPGTGLGLTIVKRLVEIHQGRVTLDTAPGKGSTFTVRLPVVKPDEAH, from the coding sequence ATGAGCGACCCCGTGCGCATCCTGGTGGTGGACGACGAACTCGGCATGCGCGAGGGCTGCCGCCGCATCCTGGCCGACGAGGGCTACGAGGTGGAGACGGCCGCCGACGGCCTGGCCGGGCTCGAGCTCTTCCGCGAGCGCGGCAACTTCACGGCGGCGCTGGTGGACCTCAAGATGCCGCGCATGGGCGGCCTGGAACTCGTCGAGAGAATCCATGAGCTGGACCCCGACGCCCTGATCCTCGTCGTCACCGCCTACGCCACGATTGACACGGCGGTGGAGGCCACCAAGCGCGGCGCCTACGGCTACATCCCCAAGCCGTTCACCCCCGACGAACTGCTGCTGCCCGTGCGCAACGGCCTCGAGCGCCGCGCACTCTCCCTCGAGGCCCGCCGCCTGCGCGAAGAACGCCAGAACCGCCTCCTCGAAGTCGCCTTCGAGCGCTCCAAGTGCAATACGGTGATCCACTGCATGACCGACGGCGTCATCGTGGTGAACCGCGACGGCCAGGTCGTGCTGCGCAACAACGCGGCGGCCCGCATGCTGCCCGAGTGCGCGGCCCTGCCGTTGCCCGCGCCGCTCGAGCAGTTGGCCTGCGCCCCGCTAACGGGCCTCGTCACCGAGGCACTGCACGCCACCTCGCTGCCGCTCATCGTCTCGCGCGAGATCGCGCTCGACCAGTGCACGTACATGGCCAACGCGAGCCCGGTCTTCGAGCCGGGCGGCGACATTCTCGGCGCCGTGGCCGTGCTCCGCGACATCACGGCGCTCAAGAAGCTCGAGATCGCGAAGTCCATGTTCGTCTCCATGGTGGCCCACGAGATCAAGAGCCCGCTGGCCGCCATCGAGGGCTATCTCAACGTCATCCTCAGCGGCGTGGGCGGCAACGACCCGCAGCGCGACCGCAAGATGCTCGAGCGGTCGTTGCTGCGCGCCCGAGCCTTGCGGGGCATGGTTGCCGACCTGCTGAACCTCACGGCGATGGAGACCGGCGACTTCGTTATCAAGCGCGCCCCGCTCGACCTGGGCGAGGCGGTGACGGCGGCGGCCGAAGCCTGCCGCGAACGGGCCGAGGCCAAGCACATCGAGCTGAAGCTCCAGGGTGCCGATCGCGCCGGCGCGCCCGTGCTGGCCGATCGTGCGGCCCTCGTGAGCATCTTCACGAACCTCATTGACAACGCGATCAAGTACACCCCGGAGAACGGACACGTGGCCGTGGAGGTCGAGCCCAACGGCATGTACGCCAAGGTGGCCGTGAAGGACGACGGAATCGGAATGGCGCCGGAGGAGAAGGAGCGCGCCTTCGACGAGTTCTACCGGGCGAAGAACGCGCAGACCGCCCACGTGCCCGGCACGGGCCTGGGCCTCACGATCGTCAAGCGCCTCGTCGAGATCCACCAGGGCCGCGTCACCCTCGACACCGCACCGGGCAAGGGCAGCACGTTCACCGTGCGGCTGCCCGTCGTCAAGCCCGACGAAGCGCACTAA
- a CDS encoding NADH-dependent [FeFe] hydrogenase, group A6, whose product MPTLTVDNIPVEVSNGATILDAAQKAGIRIPTLCYLEGVQAIGACRVCVVEVEGAKTLVASCVMPAADGMKVLTNSKRVRDARRTIVELLLSDHEGDCQTCDRNDDCELQSVARELGIRQVTYAGEKGKRPKDTSTPALVRDMAKCIACRRCVTVCGETQGVGGLFPQKRGFNTLIGPAFGANLNDIVCVQCGQCGAVCPVGAISERDQIDEAWAALDDPTKHVVVQTAPAIRAALGECFGYKPGTLVTGKMVTALRRLGFDAVFDTNFTADLTIIEEGTELLVRLKKALVDKEAVALPQFTSCSPGWIKYCEHFYPELLPNLSTAKSPQQMFGAVAKTYYAQKLGKRPEDIVVVSIMPCTAKKFEAQRPEMNDSGVRDVDIVLTTRELGRMIKQAGIDFTTLPDDKMDAPLGLSSGAADIFANTGGVMEAALRTVYEIVTGEPLPFKNLHVKPIVGLEGVKEAELTIPKAVPEWKFLEGVTVRVAVAHGLSNARKVIERIKSGEGQYHFVEVMTCPGGCIGGGGQPRLTTDAVRKARIAAIYKEDEGKKLRKSHENPEIKQIYEEFLVKPLGEKSHHLLHTHYEPRQKV is encoded by the coding sequence ATGCCAACGCTGACAGTGGACAACATCCCCGTCGAGGTCAGCAACGGGGCGACGATTCTGGACGCGGCCCAGAAGGCCGGCATCCGAATCCCCACCCTGTGCTACCTCGAGGGTGTGCAGGCCATCGGCGCGTGCCGCGTGTGCGTGGTCGAGGTCGAGGGCGCTAAGACCCTCGTCGCCTCGTGCGTCATGCCCGCCGCCGACGGCATGAAGGTGCTCACCAACTCCAAGCGCGTGCGCGACGCGCGCCGCACCATCGTCGAGCTCCTGCTCTCCGACCACGAGGGCGACTGCCAGACCTGCGACCGCAACGACGACTGCGAACTCCAGAGCGTCGCCCGCGAGCTCGGCATCCGCCAGGTCACCTACGCCGGCGAGAAAGGCAAGCGGCCCAAGGACACCAGCACCCCGGCCCTCGTGCGCGACATGGCCAAGTGCATCGCCTGCCGCCGCTGCGTCACCGTGTGCGGCGAAACCCAGGGCGTCGGCGGGCTCTTCCCGCAGAAGCGCGGCTTCAACACCCTCATCGGCCCGGCCTTCGGCGCCAACCTCAACGACATCGTGTGCGTGCAGTGTGGGCAGTGCGGCGCCGTGTGCCCCGTGGGCGCCATCAGCGAGCGCGACCAGATTGACGAGGCGTGGGCCGCGCTCGACGACCCGACCAAGCACGTCGTGGTGCAGACCGCGCCCGCCATCCGCGCCGCGCTCGGCGAGTGCTTCGGCTACAAGCCGGGCACCCTCGTCACCGGCAAGATGGTCACCGCCCTCCGACGCCTCGGCTTCGACGCCGTCTTCGACACCAACTTCACGGCCGACCTCACGATCATCGAGGAAGGCACCGAACTCCTCGTGCGCCTCAAGAAGGCCCTGGTGGACAAAGAGGCCGTGGCCCTGCCCCAGTTCACGAGCTGCTCGCCCGGCTGGATCAAGTACTGCGAACACTTCTACCCCGAGCTGCTGCCGAACCTCTCCACCGCCAAGTCGCCCCAGCAGATGTTCGGCGCCGTGGCCAAGACCTACTACGCCCAGAAGCTTGGCAAGCGGCCCGAGGACATCGTCGTCGTCTCCATCATGCCCTGCACCGCCAAGAAGTTCGAAGCCCAGCGGCCAGAGATGAACGACAGCGGGGTGCGCGACGTGGACATCGTGTTGACGACGCGCGAGCTGGGCCGTATGATCAAGCAGGCAGGTATTGACTTCACGACGCTGCCGGACGACAAGATGGACGCCCCGCTCGGCCTCTCGAGTGGCGCGGCCGATATCTTCGCCAACACGGGCGGTGTCATGGAGGCGGCCCTCCGCACCGTCTATGAAATCGTCACCGGCGAGCCGCTGCCCTTCAAGAACCTCCACGTCAAGCCCATCGTGGGCCTCGAGGGGGTGAAGGAGGCGGAGTTGACGATTCCCAAGGCCGTGCCCGAATGGAAATTCCTCGAGGGCGTCACGGTGCGGGTGGCGGTGGCCCACGGCCTGAGCAACGCCCGCAAGGTGATCGAGCGGATCAAGAGCGGCGAAGGCCAGTACCACTTCGTCGAGGTGATGACCTGCCCCGGCGGCTGCATCGGCGGCGGCGGCCAGCCGCGCCTGACCACCGACGCGGTGCGCAAGGCGCGCATCGCCGCCATCTACAAGGAAGACGAGGGGAAGAAACTCCGCAAGAGCCACGAGAACCCCGAGATCAAGCAGATCTACGAGGAGTTCCTCGTCAAGCCCCTCGGCGAGAAGTCGCACCACCTGCTGCATACGCACTACGAGCCGCGGCAGAAGGTGTAG
- the hydG gene encoding [FeFe] hydrogenase H-cluster radical SAM maturase HydG — translation MRPTSLTSLTSPTCPTGPAGSAAGAVDFIDDALLTSLAEAGPADPGQVREIIAKSLAKQALSVEETAVLVRATEPALVEEVFEAARELKRTVYGNRIVLFAPLYIGNYCVNDCAYCGFHRSNVDAVRRTLGEAEIRQQVEALEDHGHKRLILVFGEHPRYTPQFMADTVRLVYSIRKGRGSIRRVNINAAPLDHEGYRLLKAAGIGTYQIFQETYHHPTYARMHKQGTPKGDYLWRLHGLSRAFEAGCDDMGIGALFGLYDWRFEVLGLVAHAVHLQKTYNVGPHTISFPRLRPASGVHLRTGYEVSDADFKRVIAILRLAVPYTGLILTAREPAALRREAMGFGVSQIDAGSRIELGGYTEAGDAQVREREQFELGDIRPLDAVIRELLEDGYVPSFCTACYRLGRTGEHFMEFAIPGFIKRFCTPNALSTLTEYLVDYASPQTRAAGERRLAEELAQMPDSPLKRQLLERLERIRTTDERDLYF, via the coding sequence ATGCGACCGACGAGTCTGACGAGTCTGACAAGTCCGACGTGCCCGACGGGTCCGGCCGGCTCCGCGGCGGGCGCCGTGGATTTCATTGACGACGCGCTGCTCACGAGCCTGGCCGAGGCCGGGCCGGCCGACCCCGGCCAGGTGCGGGAGATCATTGCCAAGAGCCTCGCCAAGCAGGCGCTGAGCGTGGAGGAGACGGCGGTGCTCGTGCGCGCCACCGAGCCGGCGCTCGTCGAGGAAGTGTTCGAGGCGGCCCGCGAGCTCAAGCGCACCGTCTACGGCAACCGCATCGTGCTCTTCGCGCCCCTCTACATCGGCAACTACTGCGTCAACGACTGCGCCTACTGCGGCTTCCACCGGTCGAATGTGGACGCCGTCCGCCGCACCCTGGGCGAGGCCGAGATCCGCCAGCAGGTCGAGGCCCTGGAGGACCACGGCCACAAGCGCCTCATCCTCGTCTTCGGCGAGCACCCGCGCTACACGCCCCAATTCATGGCCGACACCGTGCGGCTCGTCTACAGCATCCGCAAGGGCCGCGGCTCGATCCGCCGCGTGAACATCAACGCCGCGCCCCTCGACCACGAGGGCTACCGGCTCCTGAAGGCCGCCGGCATCGGCACCTACCAGATTTTCCAGGAAACCTACCACCACCCCACCTACGCCCGCATGCACAAGCAGGGCACGCCCAAGGGCGACTACCTCTGGCGCCTCCACGGCCTCTCGCGCGCCTTCGAGGCCGGCTGCGACGACATGGGCATCGGCGCCCTCTTCGGCCTCTACGACTGGCGCTTCGAGGTCCTCGGCCTCGTCGCCCACGCCGTGCATCTTCAGAAGACCTACAACGTCGGCCCGCACACCATCAGCTTTCCGCGCCTGCGGCCCGCCTCGGGCGTGCACCTCCGGACGGGCTACGAGGTGAGCGACGCCGACTTCAAGCGCGTGATCGCCATCCTGCGCCTCGCCGTGCCCTACACGGGCCTCATCCTCACCGCCCGCGAGCCCGCCGCGCTCCGCCGCGAGGCCATGGGCTTCGGCGTCTCGCAGATTGACGCCGGCAGCCGCATCGAGCTGGGCGGCTACACCGAGGCCGGCGACGCCCAGGTGCGCGAGCGCGAGCAGTTCGAACTCGGCGACATCCGCCCGCTGGACGCCGTGATACGCGAGCTGCTCGAGGACGGCTACGTGCCCAGCTTCTGCACCGCCTGCTACCGCCTCGGCCGCACGGGCGAGCACTTCATGGAGTTCGCCATCCCCGGCTTCATCAAACGCTTCTGCACCCCCAACGCGCTTTCCACGCTGACGGAATATCTGGTAGACTATGCTTCGCCGCAGACCCGCGCCGCCGGCGAGCGGCGCTTGGCCGAGGAACTGGCCCAGATGCCCGACAGCCCGCTCAAACGCCAGCTCCTCGAACGACTCGAACGCATCAGGACTACCGACGAGCGCGACCTCTACTTCTGA
- a CDS encoding aspartate ammonia-lyase, with product MAHYRKEHDLLGEREVPAEALWGIHTLRAVENFPLAGRPVHPALIHAYGTVKLACVKTNRALGAWGDDAAKADALEAACQEMAEGKLDRHIVVDSLQGGAGTSTNLNVNEVLANRALELLGEPLGRYQRVSPLDDVNRHQSTNDTYPTALKLAAIRLVRALEDKIVPLQEAFQAKEKEFAHVVKVGRTELQDAVLMTLGREMSACAEAFNRDRWRIYKCEERLRVVNLGGTAIGTGIGAPRQYIFRVVDTLRELTGIGFARAENLVEATQNADVFVEVSGILKACAASLLKVSGDLRLLSSGPEAGLGEIRLPQRQAGSSIMPGKVNPVIPEAVSQAAMLVMAHDQAIAFAAASGNLELNAFLPLIAHCLLESLELLARSCDILRRLCVEGLAADEARCRAHLDASTATATALLGCLSYEAVCRLVQIAAREGKSVKQCAIELGLLTEEQFNEMVSPEAVCRLGTPPVRNG from the coding sequence ATGGCGCACTACCGCAAAGAACACGACCTCCTCGGCGAGCGCGAAGTGCCCGCGGAAGCGCTCTGGGGCATCCACACCCTGCGCGCCGTCGAGAACTTCCCCCTCGCCGGCCGCCCCGTCCACCCCGCCCTCATCCACGCCTACGGCACGGTGAAACTGGCCTGCGTGAAGACCAACCGCGCGCTCGGGGCCTGGGGCGACGACGCGGCGAAGGCGGATGCCCTCGAGGCCGCGTGCCAGGAGATGGCCGAGGGCAAGCTCGACCGCCACATCGTGGTGGACTCCCTTCAGGGCGGCGCCGGCACCTCGACGAACCTGAACGTCAACGAGGTGCTCGCCAACCGCGCGCTCGAGCTGCTCGGCGAGCCGCTGGGCCGCTACCAACGCGTCTCGCCCCTGGACGACGTCAACCGCCACCAGTCCACCAACGACACCTACCCCACGGCCCTCAAGCTCGCCGCCATCCGCCTCGTGCGCGCGCTCGAAGACAAGATCGTGCCCCTCCAAGAGGCCTTTCAGGCCAAGGAGAAGGAGTTCGCGCACGTCGTGAAGGTCGGGCGCACCGAGCTTCAGGACGCCGTGCTGATGACGCTGGGCCGCGAGATGAGCGCCTGCGCCGAGGCATTCAACCGCGACCGCTGGCGCATCTACAAGTGCGAGGAGCGCCTGCGGGTCGTCAACCTCGGCGGCACCGCTATCGGCACCGGCATCGGCGCGCCCCGGCAGTACATCTTCCGCGTGGTGGACACGCTTCGCGAGCTGACCGGCATCGGCTTCGCCCGCGCCGAGAACCTCGTCGAGGCCACACAGAACGCCGACGTGTTCGTCGAAGTCTCCGGCATCCTCAAGGCCTGCGCCGCCTCGCTCCTGAAGGTTTCGGGCGACCTGCGGCTCCTCTCCTCCGGCCCCGAGGCAGGCCTGGGCGAAATCCGCCTCCCCCAGCGCCAGGCCGGCTCCTCCATCATGCCCGGCAAGGTCAACCCCGTCATCCCCGAGGCCGTCTCCCAGGCCGCCATGCTCGTGATGGCCCACGACCAGGCCATCGCCTTCGCCGCCGCTTCGGGCAACCTCGAACTGAACGCGTTCCTCCCCCTCATCGCCCACTGCCTGCTGGAGAGCCTGGAGCTCTTAGCCCGCTCGTGCGACATCCTGCGGCGCCTGTGCGTCGAGGGCCTCGCGGCCGACGAGGCGCGCTGTCGCGCACACCTCGATGCCTCCACCGCCACGGCCACGGCGCTGCTCGGCTGCCTGAGCTACGAGGCCGTCTGCCGCCTCGTCCAGATCGCCGCCCGCGAGGGCAAGAGCGTCAAGCAGTGCGCCATCGAGCTCGGCCTCCTCACCGAGGAACAGTTCAACGAAATGGTCAGCCCCGAGGCCGTCTGCCGCCTGGGTACCCCGCCGGTGAGGAACGGATGA